The genomic DNA ggagcgaccgtggcgagcggtctccgccggagcgggccaccggagtggacttggagcgaccgtggcgagcggtctccgccggagcgggccaccggagtggacttggagcgaccgttgctgacaatccgatgaagcatgttaccgggcctcatagtaaggtgcaaagaaaccaagccttatactagaagagagcccgggacctctaaagacagcagtcctggatactagagtacttgtaacagggtagtgaagtacgtaaacttagggtacattaccaggctaagccacgcggagcttctctaccccaggatacaaataccacttctccagagcaggtccttaggggtccggactgccttcgagctagaaggggtgtcttctcctgaccacaagccagcaacttaacttggattgttagcaataagggaAACTCTGGTCAAGAGGAAAGagtagttaaaccaaggcgaataaacgtaatcagggtggagcctaggtaaaactgagaaagaaaatctcctttattattgtggttgtcacggtatacatcggaggtcgggattacgaggtcggacctccaccgctccggaccgcttttgcctgtttgtgtgatagggccagaggtcgggtttacaaggtcggaccttgaccgctctggacacacacgtagacgccacgctattacaaaggagaaaatctctcattcctttcttaggagtaacctacggctgcatgctgtGCAGCgcgtgaaggcgccctggatgtgcctgaaccgcatcatccagcatcacctcgggagctcggggggacccctccttgcctaagagctgtcacatgcttacatggcatgagacaaattctttggctttgaatggaagaggccccctccccctgccgtcgccgttgccgatggaaaccagagcccttgcgcagcagatggaccggtgcgacgcgtggagaagtgcggtcgttcgccggcttgtccttggtgctagcgccaggggcccccgcgcgaggtggcggggtcctgtctgcagcagcaccgagcaacgctgaggtggatctccggtgctggagacggcaggacgacacggtccgcttcctccgggatggccgtcggctccaggctccatgttgagaggaagccttgagccgacaccatgccaccgcagaggaggtgtggccgttgcttgagagaaaaccttgagtcgacgtaggggcagcagcgcccagcggcgcctccaCTGTGCGCCGCTACGCCGGCtccgaggtgtcgcagtggcgacgcacagcaggcgtcgctgtcgtgcgccgccgcaccgagggcgttgCCGCGCCGGTGCCAAGACAGGTGGAGTGAGTgtggccctgccttccttcatcttctcgctcgtcgttgcagaggatgaacacggcccagAAGCCCgaagatccagccaacgcctgtcgtccccacggacggcgccaaaatgttgtgggggttctaggggtacccacagccgggtggcggaacgcacccgcctattcccagtgagggagtactcggggaagtactaggcgatggggctggatctatcctgagacaaggactcaagaacacacgatttagagtggttcgggccgccggagcgtaataccctacgtccactgggagatgtattattctcggtggtgtgtatgaacctctcctctgctggccttggttattgcccagcctgaggttttctagcggcgccccctccttttatagatcaagggggagcggatacatagaacgttgatgccccgacaggtgggcccaacgtgactgtggctacagtggtagcgaatctttcctccgatatgcgtactgctgctcctctaacacaggggggtcttctcttgtcccgtcagctaggtgcccgttggagtagcgtagcttgcggcgtggcctgctgaggctattatgtagcgtcataaagggcgaagccgagccgtcgtatccaactgttacggcagactggcagacgcggcgtgggcggcgccagtgcCCTCACTTCCTTgttaatacgcgatcaatagtgtccctggctagtcaaacgcctcggcttctgctatatcaatgcggacgtccacctaccgcaataaatgcgaaggtaggtggacctcaatatggagaccaagggcctcatacacgtgtcgaCCCCGGACCatcctgaggcggggcgtcgaAACCTTCCCTTAGAGAGGGGTCCGATTGCTAtgcggggggtccgggaccctatgaggggtccgggaccccgcgggggtccggactccttgggaggtccggagccctggctgcttgcgcttgagcgcctgtctctcctgggacacgtggcgtccccggaccttccccggccgtggaacgGGTTCGGACCATTGtcggaggacaggacttcggaccgcaggggtccggctgtttggttgtagtcaaggatgactactaaggctcttgcctagacacagcaagagggggtaccccagtcctggggtaccgacaaaaaTATTGATCACCTTTCTTGCTTCAGGTGAAATCCTCTCGGTGACTGATGAACCAAAAGGCACCCACCCGCTGAAGACTGCTCCTCCACCTAGTTTCTTCGGATACAGCAACACACTAGCTAATGTCAGAGCACCTGCAGAGCCAAAATTGACATTTAACGATTTAGTTCACAACACTTCCAAAATTTTAGCCTCACAGAAAAGCTTCAAATCCATCTATCAATGCCCTACTTACCTCCTTGGCTAAAACCacaaacaaagatgttgtcagGGTGGATGCCATTGGCTACTTCTTTATCTATCATGGCGTGCACATTTTCCACAGCCTTCAGAACCCCACTCTCATCTTGCGGAGAACCCTACTCGTTCAATATTTCACCCAGATCAACATCTAACGCCGCATTTAGGTATCTGTTTACAAGTGATAGCTAGTGAACTCACAGCGCTCATGGGTAGCTCGTGGATATCGAACCACGACGGCATCACAAAACCATCTGCAGGGAGGGAAATTGCTCAAGGGATCAGCTGATGTTAACTTGGCGCAGTCTATAGGGCATAAATAAGAGGAGGGAGTGAAGGAAGCTCACTGTTGCAGGAAACGGGGGAGCGGGGGGCGGAGGGGAAGGACCACTTGGTAAGGCGGAACTCCGGGGCGGAGAAAAAGTTGCGGATGGGCTCGTTGGCCGGGCCGGAGTCGCCGAGGCCGTGCAGCCACAGCACGAAGCTCCGGTTCCTTCCCGCCATGTGGGAGGAGGGGACGAGCTGGGCAGGAAggccggacggcggcgcgcggcggcggagggaagcggcgaggagggcggctGCGCCAACGGCCGCGGCGAGGGTGAAGAGGAAGCGGACCAGGCTACCCATGGGTcatgggccgggccgggccgaaaAGCGCCGCTGAGATCGGTTTGGCTGAGTGCGATGATAGCTGCCTTGGTGGTTGTTGATGGGAAGTGGTTAGTTGTACCAAATTATACCATCctctttataaaaaaaattataccatcctctaattctaatctataaaaaatagaaagaaactcATCTTGACTTTGTGATTTCTATGAGAACGTCTGTGATACTATGCATCAACCCAAAAGAATCACATTGCAAAGACACAGATTACGATGCAAGTCAACCACTGCTGCAATGATAAACCTTCATTGGATCACGGTACAACTCGCAAGGCATTCGATTCCTTCATTTGGAATCATATAAAAATTGTTCATGTAGCCATACAAACAGTACTACACAATCTGATTGTACAACTGCTTTATGACCTATATAGATCGTGTGGCTCAAATCGCTTCAGTGGTAGCTCATTTATGGACCAAACTGCTCGAATCATGTGGTCTTTACAGAGTCGTGTAAATGAATTGTACATTGAGCATTTGTATGTGAAATAATTTCCAGTTTAGAAATGTTGTACCGTCTAAAAATGCAGCCATGAATTTTAATATAAACTATTCATTCACAAGCAACAGCAGCTACTGGAGATCCTTGTGCTGAGATGACGATGATGACCTTGCAGTTTCAGTTGCTCCACAGATCCCTAGACGATTCAGGATCCATTGCTGAAAATACTGGAGCTCTTCATCAATCATTGAATGTCCAAGGGTAG from Panicum virgatum strain AP13 chromosome 7N, P.virgatum_v5, whole genome shotgun sequence includes the following:
- the LOC120683822 gene encoding probable carboxylesterase Os04g0669500, translating into MGSLVRFLFTLAAAVGAAALLAASLRRRAPPSGLPAQLVPSSHMAGRNRSFVLWLHGLGDSGPANEPIRNFFSAPEFRLTKWSFPSAPRSPVSCNNGFVMPSWFDIHELPMSAGSPQDESGVLKAVENVHAMIDKEVANGIHPDNIFVCGFSQGGALTLASVLLYPKKLGGGAVFSGWVPFGSSVTERISPEARKTPILWSHGMADRTVLFEAGQAGPPFLQSISVTCEFKAYPDLGHSLSKEELLHLESWIKSRLNASPEKDS